One Ricinus communis isolate WT05 ecotype wild-type chromosome 7, ASM1957865v1, whole genome shotgun sequence genomic region harbors:
- the LOC8287585 gene encoding transcription factor MYB15 produces the protein MVRTVCVDKNGLKKGAWSQEEDDKLRSHVLNYGHRNWRKLPRFAGLSRCGKSCRLRWMNYLCPEVKRGNFSKEEDDLIIRMHQELGNKWSKIATKLPGRTDNEIKNHWHTQLKKREKHSESTSELMENQPNKTPQSVITVPSENLQPERAVSYNAPFRPIILESSPLPHEGSQNSLFWGGINRVSEDCTLTSMDIFEDSGQDFWTQPFVADKDGDYKGDGYYSFYHSSNDDNMDLITQVIEDLPEI, from the exons ATGGTTAGAACCGTGTGTGTGGACAAAAATGGATTGAAGAAAGGTGCATGGAGTCAAGAAGAAGACGATAAGTTAAGATCTCACGTTCTTAATTATGGTCACAGAAATTGGCGTAAACTACCTAGATTTGCTG GCCTGTCAAGGTGTGGCAAAAGCTGCAGACTACGGTGGATGAACTACCTCTGCCCGGAGGTAAAACGTGGAAACTTCTCTAAAGAAGAGGACGATTTGATCATTCGGATGCACCAAGAACTTGGGAATAA ATGGTCCAAAATCGCCACGAAGTTACCCGGAAGAACAGACAACGAAATAAAGAACCACTGGCATACGCAGTtaaagaagagagagaagcACTCAGAGAGCACATCTGAGTTGATGGAAAATCAACCTAATAAGACTCCACAAAGTGTAATCACTGTCCCAAGCGAAAACTTGCAACCTGAAAGAGCTGTTTCCTATAATGCTCCCTTCCGTCCAATAATCTTGGAGAGCTCTCCTTTGCCGCATGAAGGTAGTCAAAATTCCTTGTTCTGGGGTGGCATCAATCGGGTTTCAGAAGATTGTACTCTCACTTCAATGGACATATTTGAGGACTCAGGTCAAGATTTCTGGACTCAACCATTTGTAGCAGACAAAGACGGTGACTACAAGGGAGATGGCTATTATTCGTTCTATCATTCGAGTAATGATGATAATATGGATTTGATCACCCAAGTGATTGAAGATCTACCAGAAATTTAG